A genomic segment from Methanobrevibacter ruminantium encodes:
- a CDS encoding metal-dependent hydrolase family protein, which yields MSSIYIKNVNIINPFSEEPLEERHVLIENGRIKSLHTEESSLYKDHIVIDGEDNYLLPGFIDSHAHVMANGFHKEDMMKDPLSYYFYNAISNMNATIDAGVTTVRDTGLADIGVKMAQEKKIFPAPRLNISIKPLAITGGHFDHYLNSGFDMEIAYPGFPVGTCDGIEGVLRKTREVIRARADFIKIMASGGILSPYTSPDIAQFNKKELKTIVDEAENHNLKVVAHCHSLEGIERCAKAGVKSIEHGTFIDKKISQLLAKKRMYLTPTLVVHHTLIKEGFPVWDNFADDKVKKLKEVVKIQKENIATAYEEGVSFLMGSDCGVIDHGRNLGELKYLVDVGLSPLEAIQAGTIEGARFFNQENDLGSIEVGKIADMIIVKENPIDKIESLENNDNILTVIQDGEILKHNPIF from the coding sequence ATGTCTTCTATTTATATTAAAAATGTAAACATCATCAATCCTTTTAGTGAGGAACCTCTTGAAGAGCGTCATGTATTAATTGAAAATGGCAGAATCAAGTCATTGCATACAGAGGAATCTTCCCTTTACAAAGACCATATTGTAATAGATGGTGAAGATAACTATCTTTTGCCAGGTTTTATAGATTCACATGCCCATGTCATGGCAAATGGATTTCATAAAGAGGATATGATGAAAGATCCTTTATCCTATTACTTTTATAATGCTATTTCAAATATGAATGCAACCATTGACGCAGGTGTCACTACAGTTCGTGATACAGGGCTGGCAGACATTGGAGTAAAAATGGCACAGGAAAAGAAGATTTTCCCAGCTCCAAGATTGAATATTTCAATAAAGCCTTTAGCCATTACAGGAGGGCATTTTGACCATTATCTAAATTCAGGATTTGATATGGAAATTGCATATCCTGGTTTTCCAGTAGGAACCTGTGATGGAATTGAAGGAGTTTTAAGGAAAACCCGTGAAGTCATTAGGGCACGTGCTGATTTCATCAAGATCATGGCAAGTGGGGGCATTCTATCTCCATACACTTCCCCAGACATTGCACAATTCAATAAGAAAGAGCTTAAAACAATTGTTGATGAGGCTGAAAATCATAATTTGAAAGTAGTTGCCCATTGTCATAGTTTGGAAGGAATTGAAAGATGTGCGAAAGCGGGTGTAAAATCCATTGAACATGGTACTTTCATTGATAAGAAGATTTCACAGCTACTTGCCAAAAAGAGAATGTATCTAACTCCAACATTGGTTGTACACCACACATTAATTAAAGAAGGTTTCCCAGTTTGGGATAATTTTGCAGATGACAAGGTAAAAAAACTTAAAGAAGTTGTTAAAATACAAAAGGAAAACATAGCTACCGCTTATGAAGAGGGAGTGAGTTTCCTAATGGGTTCTGACTGTGGTGTAATAGACCATGGAAGAAACCTCGGTGAGTTGAAATACCTTGTTGATGTAGGATTAAGTCCACTTGAAGCTATTCAAGCAGGAACAATTGAAGGTGCAAGATTCTTCAATCAGGAAAATGACTTAGGTTCCATTGAAGTAGGTAAAATAGCGGATATGATTATTGTAAAAGAGAACCCAATTGATAAAATTGAGTCTTTAGAAAATAATGATAATATTTTGACTGTAATTCAAGATGGAGAAATCCTAAAGCATAATCCTATTTTTTAA
- a CDS encoding cytosine permease: protein MENRTGLFSNGVIWFGVAVSVSEIEAGIQLASSSPIDSIWLPLVLGHIIGGILLFFTGLVGARLRVNAMETIKSTFGEYGSKFFSSLNVMQLIAWVAVLNAQGAAAMMGLNLPISFTLTCIILSNHCNMGLYWTLPLIKSNHCNDGGADNIVGNPIL, encoded by the coding sequence ATGGAAAATCGTACTGGCCTTTTTTCAAATGGAGTTATCTGGTTTGGGGTTGCAGTCTCTGTTTCAGAAATAGAAGCAGGGATACAACTTGCTTCTTCATCTCCAATTGATTCCATTTGGCTTCCATTGGTGCTTGGACACATTATAGGTGGAATATTGCTATTTTTCACTGGATTGGTAGGTGCACGCCTAAGAGTGAATGCTATGGAGACCATCAAATCTACTTTTGGGGAATATGGTTCCAAATTCTTTTCTTCGTTGAATGTGATGCAGCTTATAGCATGGGTCGCTGTGCTGAATGCCCAAGGTGCAGCAGCTATGATGGGATTGAATTTGCCGATATCCTTCACTTTAACATGCATAATTCTCTCTAATCATTGCAATATGGGTTTATATTGGACTTTACCGCTTATCAAAAGTAACCACTGTAATGATGGTGGTGCTGACAATATTGTTGGCAATCCTATCCTTTAA
- a CDS encoding SDR family NAD(P)-dependent oxidoreductase has product MNRLENKVAIVTGSTSGIGIGIAKLYAAEGATVVICGRREERGQEIVDEIKEVGGEAFFHFMDLDDISSIETLFKDVNEKCGKIDILVNNAANVSLQDGSVTELTLEMWDAMFTSDLRGTFFAIKTVIPYMQENGGGSIVNIGSMASTGGDLGATAYACAKAGIDMLTSCVALQYGKDDIRCNCVRPGLIITPQNEALVAQELKDIFLSNIEVNRYGCPEDIGHACVFFGSDESAYVTGQIINVDGGMNSHVPTVGQFRELSSRTW; this is encoded by the coding sequence ATGAATCGTTTAGAAAATAAAGTAGCAATTGTAACAGGTTCAACAAGTGGGATAGGCATCGGTATTGCAAAACTCTATGCTGCAGAAGGTGCAACAGTTGTAATCTGTGGAAGAAGAGAAGAAAGAGGTCAAGAAATCGTTGATGAAATCAAAGAAGTAGGGGGAGAAGCATTCTTCCACTTTATGGACCTTGACGATATTTCTTCAATTGAAACATTGTTCAAAGATGTTAATGAAAAATGTGGAAAAATCGACATTCTCGTAAACAATGCAGCTAATGTAAGCCTCCAAGACGGTTCTGTAACTGAACTAACTCTTGAAATGTGGGATGCTATGTTTACCAGTGACCTTAGAGGAACATTCTTTGCAATAAAAACCGTTATTCCATACATGCAGGAAAATGGAGGAGGTTCAATTGTCAATATTGGTTCTATGGCATCTACCGGAGGGGACCTCGGTGCAACAGCATATGCATGTGCAAAAGCAGGTATTGATATGTTAACCTCTTGCGTAGCTCTCCAATATGGTAAAGATGACATTCGTTGCAACTGTGTTCGTCCAGGCCTTATCATAACCCCACAAAATGAAGCTCTTGTTGCACAGGAATTAAAAGACATCTTCCTTAGCAATATTGAAGTAAATAGATATGGTTGCCCAGAAGATATCGGACATGCTTGTGTTTTCTTTGGATCAGATGAAAGCGCATATGTCACTGGACAAATCATCAATGTTGATGGTGGTATGAACTCACACGTACCTACTGTTGGTCAATTCCGTGAACTAAGTTCTAGAACCTGGTAA
- a CDS encoding pyridoxamine kinase produces the protein MSKTTKILTIQDISCYGQCSITVALPVISAFGIETAVLPSAVLSTHTSGFTDFTVRDLTEDLPEIRKHWEKEGISFDAIYTGFIASKEQLDYIKDIIDSRLNDNGLVFVDPAMADHGEFYNGFDQEFADAMGELCKLGDYILPNTTEACYILHKPWKETFSKEEMLEMAKELSQFTKRYVILKGYESDEKMKMIVLDKQEETIEIVYNDKIDYVSHGTGDVFASSFVGSVMLGKSPSSAAKVAGEFTKKAIEKTIGDKTHTYGVKFEQAIPELYNLLKTL, from the coding sequence ATGAGTAAAACAACAAAAATTTTAACTATTCAAGATATTTCATGCTATGGGCAGTGCTCAATAACTGTTGCACTTCCTGTAATTTCTGCTTTTGGAATAGAAACTGCAGTTCTTCCTTCTGCGGTTCTATCTACACATACTTCAGGTTTCACAGACTTTACTGTGAGAGACTTAACTGAAGACCTTCCTGAAATTAGAAAACATTGGGAAAAGGAAGGAATATCCTTTGATGCCATTTATACTGGTTTTATTGCATCAAAAGAACAATTGGATTACATTAAAGACATTATAGACTCAAGATTAAATGACAATGGACTGGTCTTCGTTGACCCTGCTATGGCAGACCATGGAGAGTTCTACAATGGGTTTGACCAGGAATTCGCAGATGCAATGGGAGAACTTTGTAAGTTAGGAGATTACATTCTTCCTAATACAACTGAAGCTTGCTATATACTTCACAAACCGTGGAAGGAAACATTTTCAAAAGAGGAAATGCTTGAAATGGCTAAAGAGCTTTCACAATTCACTAAAAGATATGTTATCCTAAAAGGTTATGAAAGCGATGAGAAAATGAAAATGATTGTTTTAGATAAGCAAGAGGAAACCATTGAAATCGTATACAATGATAAAATAGACTATGTTAGTCATGGTACTGGCGATGTCTTTGCTTCATCATTTGTAGGATCTGTAATGTTAGGAAAATCCCCTTCATCTGCAGCAAAAGTGGCTGGAGAATTTACTAAAAAGGCAATTGAAAAAACAATTGGGGATAAGACTCATACATATGGAGTTAAATTTGAACAAGCAATTCCAGAACTGTATAATCTATTAAAAACCCTTTAA
- a CDS encoding heavy-metal-associated domain-containing protein — protein MAIDKKEVKVVGMHCPSCAKAVELCMMDLDGVESAVVDLDANKVEVEYDNEKVSDVDLAGAVKEAGFDVE, from the coding sequence ATGGCAATCGATAAAAAAGAAGTAAAAGTCGTCGGAATGCACTGTCCTTCATGTGCAAAAGCAGTTGAACTTTGCATGATGGATTTGGATGGTGTAGAATCTGCTGTTGTAGATTTAGATGCTAATAAAGTAGAAGTCGAATATGACAATGAAAAAGTATCCGATGTGGACTTAGCAGGTGCTGTTAAGGAAGCAGGATTTGATGTAGAATAA
- a CDS encoding DUF126 domain-containing protein, translating into MIECRNISKGKAEGELIVSGEAISFLGGVDPETGVVIDPNHELKGESIKDKVLFIPGGKGSTVGSYVIFQMMKNNTSPKAIICLKAEPIIATGAIMSDIPMVDSPSSVEELVNGQMVEVDSDNGKITLL; encoded by the coding sequence ATGATTGAATGCAGAAATATTTCTAAAGGAAAAGCAGAAGGGGAATTAATTGTATCTGGTGAGGCTATCAGTTTTTTAGGTGGAGTAGACCCTGAAACTGGTGTAGTCATTGACCCAAATCATGAACTCAAAGGGGAATCCATTAAGGATAAGGTGCTTTTCATTCCAGGAGGGAAAGGCTCTACTGTCGGGTCTTATGTAATATTCCAAATGATGAAAAACAATACCTCTCCTAAAGCAATTATTTGCCTAAAAGCAGAACCTATTATAGCAACTGGTGCAATCATGTCTGATATTCCAATGGTGGATTCTCCATCAAGCGTTGAAGAATTGGTAAATGGACAAATGGTTGAAGTAGACAGTGATAACGGTAAAATAACTTTATTATAA
- a CDS encoding heavy metal translocating P-type ATPase, with the protein MAQKELDIPVDGMHCSSCSLLVEKSLGKLEEVDSINVDLNTNKAHIVLNDKISPDIIDKTVESVGFTVPKDEVVIQIDGMHCASCVNNVERFLPRVDGVVEANANLSNQKVTIKYYRDMLNLKEIQKTIEMLGFEYLGLDGELDVMDEEERYQKDLRGKLYRIIVGLVFAAILMAIMHFHIMIPPLTMGQLSLIISIFPFCYVSYPILKAGWNSLKHKNLDMDVMYSMGILVAFVSSVLGTFGIVLNSSFMFYESAVMLPSFLTIGRYLEARAKRKTSSSIKELIGLQPKTATLVTVDAEGNPVENEIGIEDINIGDILLVKPGEKIPADSIVVDGESYVDEAMITGEPVPKLKKAGIDVFSGTINQDGVLKIEAQKIGSETVLSQITQLVEKAQGSKLPVQRLANKIVTWFIPVILTIAIIVFLLWYFVACSGLLFALTCLISVLVVACPCSLGLATPTAVTVGVGRAAEYGILIKNGETLESSKDVDVCVFDKTGTITEGKPEVADIESFDIDEGKFLQILSSVENNSSHPIAKSILNRFKADNIKLANEGKEDLKLLDVEDFENVTGKGLKANVSIDGADSSVLAGNLKLMESEGVEVSEEVLNKFNDFVSDAKTTIVMAVDGEVKGIITLMDKIKGSSKSAIDHLHKMGIETYMLTGDNEKTASTVANAVGIDNIMANVLPNDKLDKVRQLQKEGKRVLFVGDGINDAPALSQADVGVAMGNGTDIAMESGDIVIMEGDLENVVASIQFSKKVMKRIKENLFWAFAYNMILVPIAAGILYPIWGIVFRPEWAGLAMALSSVTVISLSLLLKRYVPPIKKQVA; encoded by the coding sequence ATGGCTCAAAAAGAATTGGATATTCCAGTGGATGGCATGCACTGCTCATCCTGCTCATTGCTTGTAGAAAAATCACTTGGCAAGCTTGAGGAAGTGGATTCCATCAATGTGGATTTGAATACAAACAAGGCACATATTGTCTTGAATGATAAGATTTCTCCTGATATAATCGATAAGACCGTTGAATCAGTTGGATTTACAGTTCCAAAAGATGAAGTTGTAATTCAAATTGATGGCATGCATTGTGCATCCTGTGTAAACAATGTTGAAAGATTCCTTCCACGTGTTGATGGTGTTGTGGAGGCAAATGCTAATTTGTCCAATCAAAAAGTCACCATAAAGTATTATAGGGATATGCTTAATCTCAAGGAGATTCAAAAGACCATTGAAATGTTGGGATTTGAATATCTTGGCCTTGATGGTGAACTTGATGTGATGGATGAAGAGGAAAGATATCAAAAGGATCTAAGAGGCAAATTATATAGAATCATTGTAGGTCTTGTATTTGCAGCAATTTTAATGGCTATAATGCACTTCCATATAATGATTCCTCCACTCACTATGGGTCAACTTTCATTGATTATATCTATTTTTCCATTTTGTTATGTAAGCTATCCAATTTTAAAGGCAGGATGGAATTCCCTTAAGCATAAAAACTTGGATATGGATGTAATGTATTCAATGGGTATTCTCGTAGCATTTGTATCAAGTGTATTGGGTACTTTTGGCATTGTTCTCAATTCAAGTTTCATGTTTTATGAATCTGCAGTGATGTTACCTTCCTTCTTGACAATAGGTCGTTATCTTGAAGCAAGGGCTAAAAGAAAAACATCCTCTTCAATCAAAGAGCTTATTGGTTTACAACCAAAAACAGCTACTTTAGTAACTGTTGATGCAGAAGGAAATCCAGTTGAAAATGAGATAGGTATTGAAGATATCAATATCGGTGACATCTTGCTTGTTAAGCCTGGTGAGAAGATTCCAGCAGACTCCATTGTAGTTGATGGTGAAAGCTATGTAGATGAGGCTATGATTACAGGTGAGCCTGTTCCTAAGCTTAAAAAGGCAGGAATTGATGTTTTTTCAGGAACAATCAATCAGGATGGGGTATTGAAGATTGAAGCGCAAAAGATTGGTTCAGAAACAGTTTTATCTCAAATCACTCAACTTGTGGAAAAGGCACAAGGGTCTAAACTTCCTGTGCAAAGGCTTGCAAATAAGATAGTGACTTGGTTCATACCAGTTATCTTAACAATAGCTATCATTGTATTCCTATTATGGTACTTTGTTGCATGTTCTGGCTTGCTGTTTGCGCTCACATGTCTCATATCCGTGCTTGTTGTTGCATGTCCATGTTCACTAGGTCTTGCTACTCCAACTGCAGTTACTGTAGGTGTTGGAAGGGCAGCTGAATATGGAATACTCATTAAAAACGGGGAAACCTTGGAAAGCTCTAAGGATGTTGATGTATGTGTATTTGATAAGACAGGTACAATCACTGAGGGAAAACCTGAAGTTGCTGACATTGAAAGCTTTGACATAGATGAGGGCAAATTCCTTCAAATATTGTCAAGTGTTGAAAACAATTCAAGCCATCCAATTGCAAAATCCATATTAAACAGATTCAAAGCAGACAATATTAAATTGGCAAATGAAGGAAAAGAAGACCTTAAATTATTGGATGTGGAAGACTTTGAAAATGTCACAGGTAAAGGTTTAAAGGCAAATGTATCAATTGACGGTGCCGATTCTTCAGTACTTGCAGGAAACCTTAAGCTTATGGAATCAGAAGGTGTGGAAGTTAGTGAAGAGGTCTTAAATAAGTTCAATGATTTTGTTTCAGATGCTAAAACAACCATTGTAATGGCAGTGGATGGTGAAGTCAAGGGAATAATCACTTTAATGGATAAGATTAAAGGCAGTTCCAAATCAGCCATTGATCACTTGCATAAGATGGGCATTGAAACATATATGCTTACAGGAGACAATGAAAAAACCGCTTCCACTGTGGCGAATGCAGTTGGAATTGACAATATAATGGCAAATGTGCTCCCTAATGATAAGCTCGATAAGGTTCGCCAACTTCAAAAGGAAGGAAAAAGAGTCTTGTTTGTTGGAGATGGAATCAATGATGCTCCTGCATTATCTCAAGCGGATGTTGGTGTAGCTATGGGCAATGGTACAGACATTGCTATGGAAAGCGGTGACATTGTCATTATGGAAGGGGATCTTGAAAATGTGGTTGCTTCAATACAGTTCTCTAAAAAGGTCATGAAAAGAATCAAGGAAAACCTATTCTGGGCATTTGCATATAATATGATACTTGTTCCTATAGCTGCAGGTATACTTTATCCTATTTGGGGCATAGTTTTTCGTCCAGAATGGGCAGGCCTAGCTATGGCATTAAGTTCAGTTACAGTAATTAGTTTGTCACTATTGCTTAAACGTTATGTGCCACCAATTAAAAAACAAGTTGCTTAG
- a CDS encoding MarR family winged helix-turn-helix transcriptional regulator, producing the protein MARELNISKQHVSLILKEFISDGYVETVSNPNDKRANLVSISKLGQEFLNEHVEISNQVFNDIVSKLNEEDKKKFLDAMDTIFTILNNVE; encoded by the coding sequence ATTGCAAGGGAATTGAACATATCTAAACAGCATGTTTCACTGATTTTAAAAGAATTCATTTCAGATGGATATGTGGAAACTGTCAGCAATCCAAATGATAAAAGAGCAAACCTTGTATCTATTAGTAAATTAGGACAAGAATTCCTAAATGAACATGTTGAAATAAGTAATCAGGTTTTTAATGATATTGTATCAAAACTGAATGAAGAAGATAAAAAGAAATTTCTTGATGCAATGGACACAATATTTACTATACTCAATAATGTAGAATAA